In the genome of Enterococcus gilvus ATCC BAA-350, one region contains:
- a CDS encoding helix-turn-helix domain-containing protein, with protein sequence MWKKIEKILEDKGISEEQLRKLLPARDAATLTRVKKGSTKNPSFSFISNLARVLDVLIDDILPDDFKK encoded by the coding sequence ATGTGGAAGAAAATTGAAAAAATACTTGAAGATAAAGGCATATCAGAAGAACAACTAAGGAAATTGTTACCAGCAAGAGACGCTGCAACGCTTACTCGAGTTAAAAAAGGAAGTACGAAAAACCCGTCGTTCTCTTTCATTAGTAACTTAGCAAGAGTGTTGGATGTTTTGATCGACGATATTCTACCAGATGATTTTAAGAAATGA
- a CDS encoding helix-turn-helix domain-containing protein, which translates to MMWDKIEAVMMEQRVTQYDLAQRMNIQSCRITKLKTGAIKWPRLKFMCQVANALNVPVEVFKLDDVVE; encoded by the coding sequence ATGATGTGGGATAAAATCGAAGCCGTCATGATGGAACAACGAGTGACGCAATATGATCTCGCGCAGCGCATGAATATTCAATCGTGCCGCATTACGAAGCTCAAAACAGGAGCGATCAAATGGCCGCGACTCAAATTTATGTGCCAAGTAGCGAATGCGTTGAACGTCCCAGTAGAGGTGTTTAAGCTGGACGACGTTGTCGAGTAA
- a CDS encoding type II toxin-antitoxin system HicA family toxin → MPLTGKDLLRLAKKNGWVVIRSNGSHHRLQHTVTGKKETIAVHANRDLPIGTEQKLLKQLGLKK, encoded by the coding sequence ATGCCACTTACTGGCAAAGACCTTTTGCGATTGGCAAAAAAGAACGGTTGGGTTGTGATCCGTAGCAATGGCTCTCATCATCGATTGCAGCATACTGTAACCGGAAAGAAAGAAACCATTGCTGTTCATGCAAACCGAGACTTGCCAATAGGTACTGAACAGAAGCTTTTGAAACAGTTAGGTCTGAAAAAATGA
- a CDS encoding VaFE repeat-containing surface-anchored protein, with the protein MNKLKKIAASLMLIFTLSGQLAPSVQVFAEEATKTELSSTVTENKEEKESKETKSSQSKEPTESTTGSEEQDVDKPEIGESQNSNDSPKVEKETDVNEQLAKVLKDYGYYMTTDGQFLSATNESVRENWSEFLDKVQELQSRSTRAKRALSIVPYAGVSIFVDQNYSIPTVSWDYSNGIHEQGFYAKRDASGGMLWCVAPGNPLNFGENGGYTTEQLNQQNLVIASLIAYWGYETQPSVENAFYTEHHIQNMGTGVSTSNIKDSSGRVSQAGFEAWIKETNRKINSYLTKPSFDNKSISLKKGETLRLDDTNSSLWAYKVASNDTNMNVSIDGNTLVVKATGNIKDGSVKMIYNISPSYEGATVVYRHPYSQELMSAGTGDPTSVKINIKAIKEGKLLLKKVDDTGKAIAGAEFNLTANGKTTKATMNASGELSTPDYNVGTVVQYEETKAPAGHYIDPATSKGSVTLKEGTNTIKVTNPRFANLTLVKTDDKGNKIEGAKFNLIYDGKTHEAVSAKDGTLAVKGLKAGTKVDWEEIATIKGHYIDPEKSKGSIVVKSGENTINVNNPTLNFGMDSQASNTAGQQFINPSKGQKLVDQVMVEAHQAPANAKLRLTTDFVEFGTGKQLGEKSLKQVTEFEAKQSKFVKAINLDFDATNLHGKKGVFTNVLEYYNPSTKEWEEVARHDDLKNEAEAIQIVKPEIHTELFFYDQNNKETKLTDPLKQVKGYDRVFFKNLIAGQTYVFDLAMMNRETGKEFTDPSGKPVTGTLTVVAGKDGKVTSKINAKEYYENLAKEEAEKDKNAEADKDKDSEATDKEATTETPKVKASEPVKEDTDTENPADPTEDPTEYTPLVEVELLTGYVDVPFVTNLSAAKGKIMVAYEKLSHNDTPIAHEKDIKNEKQTGKVRNPKIGTKALVNGKTEVTTDGKVTLTDEVAFEDLTPGVEYEQKVIWIDQRTKKPVLIDGKELTSTIKFTPKESTGTVTVTIDDVAVQQLFGKDSKFSLVAFEETTSKGEKVAEHKDINDKGQTITINKPLTPATPTSYKPVGTLPQTSGELGNPFLWVAFVLAIAAVAIFVFVKKKRQDQQ; encoded by the coding sequence ATGAATAAACTTAAAAAAATTGCCGCTTCACTTATGCTAATTTTTACTTTAAGTGGACAACTAGCACCCAGTGTTCAAGTTTTTGCGGAAGAGGCAACCAAGACTGAACTTTCAAGCACTGTCACAGAGAATAAGGAAGAAAAAGAGTCAAAAGAAACAAAGTCTTCACAATCCAAAGAACCGACTGAAAGTACCACTGGTAGTGAAGAACAAGATGTTGACAAGCCAGAAATCGGCGAAAGTCAAAATTCGAATGACAGTCCAAAAGTTGAAAAAGAGACAGATGTTAACGAACAGTTAGCCAAAGTGTTAAAAGATTACGGCTACTATATGACGACGGATGGACAATTCTTGTCAGCTACTAATGAAAGTGTGCGTGAGAACTGGTCGGAATTTTTGGATAAAGTACAAGAATTGCAGTCACGATCAACACGTGCAAAACGAGCTTTATCAATCGTTCCTTATGCAGGGGTGAGTATCTTTGTCGATCAAAACTACTCCATTCCAACTGTTTCCTGGGATTATTCAAATGGTATTCATGAACAAGGCTTCTATGCTAAACGTGACGCATCAGGCGGCATGCTTTGGTGTGTAGCTCCCGGGAATCCGTTAAACTTTGGTGAAAATGGTGGCTATACTACCGAGCAATTAAATCAACAAAATTTAGTTATTGCCAGCTTAATTGCTTATTGGGGTTACGAGACGCAACCTTCTGTAGAGAATGCTTTCTATACAGAACATCATATCCAAAATATGGGGACAGGTGTCTCTACGAGCAATATTAAAGACTCGTCAGGGCGCGTGAGTCAAGCTGGTTTTGAAGCATGGATCAAAGAAACAAACAGAAAGATCAATTCGTATTTAACAAAGCCTAGTTTTGATAATAAATCAATTTCGCTTAAAAAAGGTGAAACATTACGACTTGATGATACGAATAGCTCTCTATGGGCATATAAAGTAGCTTCAAATGATACAAACATGAATGTTTCAATTGATGGAAATACTTTAGTTGTAAAAGCGACTGGAAATATCAAAGATGGATCAGTAAAAATGATTTATAATATTTCTCCAAGCTATGAAGGTGCAACAGTGGTTTATCGTCATCCATACTCGCAAGAGTTAATGAGTGCAGGAACGGGAGATCCGACAAGCGTAAAAATCAACATTAAGGCTATTAAAGAAGGAAAACTGCTTCTGAAAAAAGTGGATGATACAGGAAAAGCGATCGCTGGTGCGGAATTCAACCTCACCGCCAATGGCAAGACGACAAAAGCAACCATGAATGCCAGTGGTGAATTATCAACCCCTGATTACAACGTGGGAACAGTCGTACAATATGAAGAAACAAAAGCGCCTGCTGGTCACTACATTGACCCTGCTACATCTAAAGGATCAGTGACTCTTAAAGAGGGCACAAATACAATCAAAGTTACCAACCCTCGTTTTGCGAACCTAACGTTAGTTAAGACAGATGATAAAGGGAACAAAATCGAAGGGGCTAAATTCAACCTTATTTATGACGGAAAAACGCATGAAGCCGTTTCTGCTAAAGATGGAACACTAGCTGTTAAAGGCTTGAAAGCTGGAACGAAAGTAGATTGGGAAGAAATCGCTACAATCAAAGGACACTACATTGATCCTGAGAAATCTAAAGGCTCAATCGTTGTGAAGTCTGGTGAAAACACGATCAACGTGAACAATCCAACGTTGAACTTTGGCATGGATTCTCAAGCAAGCAACACTGCTGGTCAACAATTCATTAACCCATCAAAAGGTCAAAAATTGGTCGATCAAGTGATGGTCGAAGCACACCAAGCACCTGCAAATGCAAAATTACGTTTAACGACTGATTTTGTAGAATTTGGTACAGGGAAACAATTAGGCGAAAAATCGCTAAAACAAGTCACTGAATTTGAAGCGAAACAATCAAAATTCGTGAAAGCTATCAACCTAGATTTTGATGCAACAAACTTACACGGCAAAAAAGGTGTCTTCACGAACGTACTAGAATACTACAATCCTTCTACGAAGGAATGGGAAGAAGTCGCTCGTCATGATGATTTGAAAAATGAAGCAGAAGCGATTCAAATTGTGAAACCAGAAATCCACACAGAATTATTCTTCTACGATCAAAACAACAAAGAAACAAAATTGACTGATCCATTGAAGCAAGTGAAAGGCTATGACCGTGTCTTCTTTAAAAACTTGATTGCAGGTCAAACATACGTCTTTGATTTAGCTATGATGAACCGTGAAACAGGGAAAGAATTTACTGACCCAAGCGGAAAACCCGTGACAGGTACGCTTACTGTTGTGGCAGGAAAAGACGGAAAAGTAACTTCTAAGATCAATGCGAAAGAATACTATGAAAACCTAGCAAAAGAAGAAGCGGAAAAAGACAAAAATGCGGAAGCTGACAAAGATAAGGACAGTGAAGCAACGGACAAAGAGGCAACAACTGAAACACCAAAAGTAAAAGCAAGTGAACCTGTTAAAGAAGATACGGATACAGAAAACCCAGCAGACCCTACGGAAGATCCAACTGAATACACACCGTTGGTTGAAGTGGAACTCTTAACGGGTTATGTAGACGTTCCTTTTGTAACAAACTTGTCAGCAGCCAAAGGAAAAATCATGGTTGCCTACGAAAAATTGTCTCACAATGACACACCGATCGCTCACGAGAAGGATATCAAGAACGAGAAACAAACAGGAAAAGTTCGCAATCCTAAAATCGGTACTAAAGCATTGGTTAACGGCAAAACAGAAGTAACCACAGACGGAAAAGTAACACTGACGGATGAAGTGGCTTTCGAAGATTTAACACCCGGTGTTGAATACGAACAAAAAGTAATTTGGATCGATCAACGCACGAAAAAACCAGTTCTAATTGATGGGAAAGAACTCACATCTACTATCAAGTTCACACCAAAAGAATCAACAGGGACAGTTACTGTAACAATCGATGACGTTGCTGTTCAACAATTGTTTGGAAAAGACAGCAAATTTTCATTGGTTGCCTTTGAAGAAACCACATCTAAAGGCGAAAAGGTCGCTGAACACAAGGATATCAATGATAAAGGTCAAACAATTACGATCAACAAACCATTAACACCAGCTACACCAACTTCATATAAACCAGTTGGCACACTTCCTCAAACAAGCGGAGAACTTGGGAATCCATTTTTATGGGTTGCATTTGTTCTAGCAATTGCGGCGGTTGCCATTTTTGTATTTGTGAAGAAAAAACGTCAAGACCAACAATAA
- a CDS encoding class A sortase, translating to MRKALRALPILWLVSGIVFACGSYYGYYLLQNADRNAEQMTHRIEPKKTSQERIKQQTEHANYDESQIKPVTPEAFAQAQLSLKKITKQWGIGAIYIPSADIRTKILAGMDNQNLMVGVGTYSPTQQLGKDNYVVLAHNIVQGGGALGKLPKTALNQVFYATDFTNVYEYVARKNAVVDQSAGELLEGPENGDEALMTLIRCEGGINTPNRAVVQGTFVKRYPAEDARTEVKLGLGLIEERGSGTAQSSSEPKKRTEASQETVDHLTAKTSDKKPIYSVLQKFCINLFVTLSSSPILIGGGYLVVLGAFLKAYLTLD from the coding sequence GTGAGAAAAGCATTGAGAGCTCTACCTATTTTATGGCTTGTTTCGGGAATTGTCTTCGCGTGCGGCAGCTATTATGGCTACTATTTATTGCAGAATGCAGATCGCAATGCCGAGCAAATGACACACCGAATTGAACCAAAAAAAACAAGCCAAGAAAGAATCAAGCAACAAACAGAACATGCTAACTATGACGAAAGTCAAATCAAACCCGTGACACCTGAAGCTTTTGCACAAGCGCAGCTAAGTTTAAAAAAAATCACTAAGCAGTGGGGAATCGGCGCAATATATATCCCGAGTGCAGATATACGAACAAAGATATTAGCAGGTATGGACAACCAGAATTTAATGGTTGGAGTTGGAACGTATTCTCCAACCCAACAGTTGGGAAAAGATAATTATGTTGTCCTCGCACACAATATTGTTCAAGGTGGCGGCGCATTAGGAAAGTTACCAAAAACCGCGTTGAATCAGGTGTTTTATGCCACCGATTTTACAAATGTTTATGAATATGTGGCAAGGAAGAACGCTGTCGTCGATCAGTCTGCAGGGGAACTGCTAGAAGGGCCTGAAAATGGCGACGAAGCATTGATGACGCTCATTCGTTGTGAAGGTGGCATCAATACCCCGAATCGTGCCGTTGTACAAGGAACGTTCGTAAAGAGGTATCCAGCAGAGGACGCACGAACCGAAGTTAAACTCGGTTTAGGATTGATTGAAGAAAGAGGATCTGGAACGGCGCAAAGCTCTTCGGAGCCTAAGAAGAGAACGGAAGCATCCCAAGAGACGGTCGATCATCTGACAGCTAAAACGAGTGATAAAAAACCGATTTATTCCGTTTTACAAAAGTTTTGTATCAACTTGTTCGTCACGTTAAGTTCGTCACCGATCTTAATAGGTGGCGGCTATCTAGTGGTATTAGGCGCTTTTTTAAAAGCCTATCTAACATTGGACTAA
- a CDS encoding C39 family peptidase, with amino-acid sequence MIWSDVGGGTKAFLGLSLVVRFLLTTNIINSVPYISQYTPVKAPWGCASASLAMILGSKNIRPNLRTMQDRLPMYPSNPNGQKGNVYTGAGFGWVIKPNALAAYGKTYGGNTIDISGSNTVQIINRVLNGQPVLYYGFSSYQKNSDKNRNHAKVIAGYNNGKFLVYDPLYYSANAGAGSGGKNMLYDRGARA; translated from the coding sequence ATGATTTGGTCAGACGTGGGTGGCGGTACGAAGGCGTTTCTTGGTCTGTCACTGGTGGTGCGGTTCCTGCTAACAACGAACATTATCAATAGTGTTCCATATATCAGCCAATACACACCTGTTAAAGCGCCTTGGGGATGTGCGTCTGCTTCGTTAGCAATGATCCTCGGATCAAAGAATATCCGACCAAACCTAAGAACGATGCAAGACCGCTTGCCAATGTATCCAAGTAATCCGAATGGTCAAAAAGGAAATGTGTACACTGGCGCTGGCTTCGGTTGGGTGATTAAACCCAATGCGTTAGCTGCATACGGTAAAACCTATGGCGGAAATACAATAGATATTTCAGGATCAAATACGGTTCAAATCATTAATCGTGTACTGAATGGTCAACCCGTTCTATATTATGGCTTTTCTTCTTACCAGAAGAATTCAGATAAAAACAGAAACCATGCAAAAGTGATCGCTGGGTACAATAACGGGAAATTCTTAGTCTATGATCCATTGTATTATTCAGCAAATGCAGGCGCAGGCAGTGGCGGTAAAAATATGTTATACGATCGAGGCGCAAGAGCTTGA
- a CDS encoding replication initiator protein A — protein sequence MSEFNYFKADRVYNELYYQFPKVFLVSEDYRKMSDSTKIAYMLLKARLQAAIAKRQVDEEGNIYFTYTTKELCSVLNCQKQKAIDIKKNLEKYGLLLQKDMGFNKKLGKQNPNRMYLAELNITENDIYMLEQFDADNSENKVESQGMKIIPTPGSKVTAESVGVQEGMKIIPRQNVDKSEGMKISQVFNNNYLDTNRHNIDTEKDRLQDQLLLDNFVELMQDASIGTFIPKTVLTLIKSYSNSFAEANDTVKTIHNAKNKAKQNTGIHIVYEEIGELNGSTADALLYVTLLKAYQKQRTEKVENLQNLIFVYVRNFFEEQVTPKFKDQRTF from the coding sequence ATGTCAGAGTTTAATTATTTTAAAGCAGATCGTGTTTACAACGAATTATACTATCAATTTCCTAAAGTCTTTTTAGTTTCAGAGGACTATCGCAAAATGTCAGACTCCACCAAAATAGCATACATGCTTTTAAAGGCGAGACTGCAAGCAGCGATCGCAAAGCGACAGGTTGATGAAGAAGGAAACATCTATTTCACCTACACTACAAAAGAACTTTGCAGTGTATTAAACTGCCAGAAACAAAAAGCAATCGATATAAAAAAGAACCTAGAAAAGTATGGGTTGCTGCTTCAAAAAGACATGGGTTTTAATAAAAAACTAGGCAAACAAAATCCAAATAGAATGTATTTAGCTGAACTGAATATTACTGAGAATGACATTTATATGCTTGAGCAGTTCGATGCAGACAACAGTGAAAACAAGGTAGAATCGCAGGGTATGAAAATCATACCCACCCCAGGAAGTAAAGTGACCGCTGAATCTGTTGGGGTACAAGAGGGTATGAAAATCATACCCAGACAAAACGTTGATAAATCAGAGGGTATGAAAATCAGTCAAGTATTTAATAATAATTACCTAGACACTAATAGACACAATATAGACACTGAAAAAGACCGCCTACAAGATCAATTGCTCTTAGATAACTTTGTCGAATTGATGCAAGACGCTAGTATTGGGACATTCATTCCTAAAACGGTTCTAACTTTGATAAAAAGCTACTCGAATTCATTTGCTGAAGCAAATGATACTGTAAAAACAATTCATAATGCTAAAAACAAAGCAAAACAAAATACAGGTATCCACATAGTATACGAGGAAATTGGTGAGTTAAATGGATCTACAGCAGATGCTTTGCTCTATGTGACTTTATTAAAAGCATATCAAAAGCAACGAACTGAAAAAGTAGAGAACCTACAAAATCTCATTTTTGTTTATGTGCGGAATTTCTTTGAAGAGCAAGTGACACCTAAATTCAAAGATCAGCGTACATTTTAA
- a CDS encoding Crp/Fnr family transcriptional regulator, translating into MKSYVLNQSDIEVMDRLNLNSKNLYGCSRIRYSIGEKLYIEGNPSECITIIVSGKAKVFSMAKNGKNMLLSFYMSDGIMGDSEMMTEEKKTSATVVALSDLTCIVIPYKKNMSILKNNLFFMNIVAESLAYKLIESSNNWVSTALYSGEQRLCSYIMQASYKSFFKDNLSDVAEAVGISYRHMFRILKKLCQENILLKKYGGYLIINSKELRAKSAEYI; encoded by the coding sequence ATGAAAAGCTATGTATTGAATCAAAGTGATATAGAAGTAATGGATCGTTTAAATTTGAATAGTAAAAACCTGTATGGGTGTAGCCGTATTAGGTATTCGATTGGAGAAAAACTATACATTGAAGGAAATCCCTCTGAATGCATAACCATTATTGTTTCTGGAAAAGCTAAAGTATTTTCTATGGCGAAAAATGGCAAAAACATGTTGTTATCTTTCTACATGTCTGATGGAATTATGGGAGATTCAGAAATGATGACCGAAGAAAAAAAAACTTCAGCTACTGTAGTTGCCTTATCTGACTTGACCTGTATTGTCATTCCATATAAAAAAAATATGAGTATACTCAAAAATAACTTATTTTTTATGAATATAGTTGCTGAAAGTTTGGCTTACAAACTGATTGAAAGTAGCAACAATTGGGTTTCTACGGCTTTATATAGTGGAGAGCAAAGATTATGTTCTTATATTATGCAGGCTTCGTATAAATCCTTTTTCAAAGACAATTTAAGTGACGTTGCAGAAGCAGTTGGTATTAGTTATCGGCATATGTTTCGCATTCTGAAAAAACTATGTCAAGAAAATATATTATTAAAAAAATATGGAGGATATTTAATTATAAACAGTAAAGAGCTACGGGCTAAATCTGCTGAGTATATTTAA
- the galE gene encoding UDP-glucose 4-epimerase GalE: MNILVVGGAGYIGSHVVKQLVEAEHKVVVLDNLQTGHVEAVNKKAAFIEGDVRNEELLKEIFSIVQYDIVFHFAAYSSVAESVSNPLIYFENNVSGLITLLKVMNEFKIKKIIFSSTAAVYGNCSDVLITEDTETIPKSPYGESKLMMEKIIEHCRLAYDINYVVLRYFNVAGADLSGEIGEDHRPETHLLPLVLNIALDKDPSITLFGNDYDTKDGSTIRDYIHVVDLASAHLLSMNYLIKENKSNIFNVGTSSGFSTLEIVKHVELFTNTKISIVFGERRNGDPHSLVASSKKISHLLGWTPQFSDLDTIISSAWSWHQKNPNGYKK; the protein is encoded by the coding sequence ATGAATATATTAGTAGTAGGCGGAGCAGGATATATAGGTTCCCACGTTGTGAAACAATTAGTTGAAGCTGAACATAAAGTTGTTGTACTAGACAATTTGCAAACAGGGCACGTCGAGGCTGTAAATAAAAAAGCAGCTTTTATCGAAGGGGATGTCCGAAATGAAGAACTGCTTAAAGAAATATTTTCAATAGTTCAGTATGATATTGTTTTTCATTTTGCTGCATATTCATCTGTAGCTGAGTCTGTAAGTAATCCTTTGATTTATTTTGAAAATAATGTCTCCGGTCTAATCACACTGTTGAAAGTAATGAATGAATTTAAGATAAAAAAAATTATTTTTTCATCTACTGCAGCCGTGTACGGTAATTGTTCGGATGTATTGATAACTGAGGATACTGAAACAATCCCTAAAAGTCCATATGGGGAAAGTAAGTTGATGATGGAAAAAATAATAGAGCATTGTCGTTTAGCATACGATATCAATTATGTTGTTCTACGCTATTTTAATGTTGCTGGCGCTGACTTATCTGGAGAAATCGGTGAAGATCATCGTCCAGAAACGCATCTTCTCCCGTTAGTCCTAAATATAGCATTGGATAAAGATCCATCTATCACACTTTTTGGAAATGATTACGATACAAAAGATGGATCAACGATTCGAGATTACATCCATGTTGTCGATTTAGCTTCAGCACATCTTTTATCCATGAATTATCTAATAAAAGAGAATAAAAGTAATATTTTCAACGTTGGAACTTCATCGGGCTTTTCTACTTTGGAAATAGTAAAACATGTTGAACTATTTACGAATACTAAAATATCAATTGTTTTTGGAGAAAGAAGAAACGGTGATCCTCATTCTTTGGTTGCTTCAAGTAAAAAGATAAGCCATTTGTTAGGATGGACTCCTCAATTTAGTGATCTTGATACGATAATCAGCAGCGCTTGGTCATGGCATCAAAAGAATCCTAACGGATATAAAAAATAA
- a CDS encoding D-2-hydroxyacid dehydrogenase, whose amino-acid sequence MVKILMMGAREDEKEFAIKWAKENNVTLKITSKFLNDKTYSMIKGFDGLSLQQTMGLPTKMYTDLKNDGFKQIAQRSAGFDMYNLEEARKQGIKITNVPAYSPNSVAEFVVASALNAVRHLNDIESNVSKHDFRWSAPIMSNEIQSLTIGILGTGRIGQVVAKIFKGFGAKVIGYDLFQNESAKKILTYENDFDKFVKKSNILTIHTPLTQDNYHMFNDNTFKKMTPGTILINAARGAIVDTKSMMRALDSGQLKFCAMDTYENEMPYVTYDWSKKHLEDPLLNEIIKRDDIQYTPHIAFYTDVAVKNLVYGGLNACLEILETGNSKSIVN is encoded by the coding sequence GTGGTAAAAATATTGATGATGGGGGCTAGAGAAGATGAGAAAGAGTTTGCAATTAAATGGGCGAAAGAAAATAACGTTACATTAAAGATTACCAGTAAATTTTTAAATGATAAAACATACTCAATGATAAAGGGGTTTGATGGACTAAGTCTTCAACAAACTATGGGACTCCCTACAAAAATGTACACTGATTTAAAAAATGATGGATTTAAACAAATCGCCCAGCGGTCGGCAGGATTCGATATGTACAATTTAGAAGAAGCACGAAAACAAGGAATTAAGATTACTAATGTCCCAGCGTATTCTCCTAATTCCGTTGCAGAATTTGTAGTGGCAAGTGCACTTAATGCAGTGCGACATCTTAATGATATAGAAAGTAATGTAAGCAAGCATGACTTCCGATGGTCTGCACCTATTATGTCAAATGAAATCCAATCACTAACAATTGGTATCTTGGGAACAGGCAGAATTGGGCAAGTTGTTGCAAAAATATTCAAAGGGTTCGGGGCTAAAGTTATAGGTTATGATTTATTTCAAAATGAATCTGCAAAAAAAATTCTTACCTATGAAAATGACTTTGATAAATTTGTTAAAAAATCCAATATTTTAACAATTCATACTCCGCTTACTCAAGATAATTACCATATGTTTAATGACAATACTTTCAAAAAGATGACTCCCGGAACGATATTAATCAATGCAGCTCGCGGAGCAATTGTAGATACAAAGTCAATGATGAGAGCTCTAGATAGTGGGCAACTTAAATTCTGCGCTATGGATACTTATGAAAATGAGATGCCTTATGTTACGTATGATTGGTCAAAAAAACACTTAGAGGATCCTTTATTGAACGAAATAATAAAGCGTGATGATATACAATACACACCTCATATTGCTTTTTATACAGATGTTGCTGTAAAGAACTTGGTTTACGGTGGATTAAATGCTTGTTTAGAAATTTTAGAAACTGGTAATAGTAAAAGTATTGTAAACTAA
- a CDS encoding recombinase family protein: MIFLKIGYARVSTGLQNLDLQEDSLKKFGCDKIFTDHMSGAKSNRPGLETAIDFVRAGDILVVWRLDRLGRNMEDLISIVNRLNERGVGFHSLQENITMDKSSSTGQLMFHLFAAFAEFERNLILERSAAGRAAARARGRFGGRPEKLTKQDLELLKTLVDSGTPIKTIAERWNVSRTTIYRYLNKLENKDKVYE; encoded by the coding sequence GTGATTTTTTTGAAAATAGGATACGCCCGGGTTTCTACAGGCTTGCAAAATTTGGATTTACAGGAAGATAGTCTTAAAAAATTTGGTTGCGATAAAATTTTCACCGATCATATGAGTGGAGCAAAAAGTAATCGCCCAGGTTTAGAAACTGCAATTGATTTTGTTCGAGCTGGAGATATTTTAGTTGTTTGGAGATTAGATCGCTTGGGAAGAAATATGGAAGATTTAATTTCTATCGTAAATAGATTAAATGAACGAGGAGTCGGTTTTCATAGCCTGCAAGAAAATATCACAATGGACAAATCAAGTTCTACTGGCCAGTTGATGTTTCATTTGTTTGCTGCGTTTGCAGAATTTGAGCGTAATTTGATTTTAGAACGTTCTGCGGCGGGTAGAGCTGCAGCTAGGGCGCGCGGTAGATTTGGCGGTCGCCCTGAAAAACTTACTAAACAGGATTTGGAGTTGCTGAAGACGTTAGTAGATAGTGGCACACCGATTAAAACGATTGCTGAACGTTGGAATGTTTCTCGTACAACAATTTATCGTTACCTTAATAAGTTGGAAAATAAAGATAAAGTCTACGAATAA
- a CDS encoding ParA family protein, with the protein MANKVKKTAEKYVVGNFKGGVGKSTTVQMLSFESAFGRGLRTLVVDLDMQGNTSDVLNLTHMNYSEEDGGGELLSFDNTITDVLMHGVPVEDAIYPIINNLDVLPANISFEMFDDWVKEQYSSSNDQFKYIEERLSPIFDKYDRIYFDVPPSISVYTKSAMYMADWVIVILQTQVKSMRNGLQYMEYMDYFVKEFNTNLKVVGVIPFMLETKDAVDKEMYAQAQTIYQEHLINTVVLKNARLKRYDGSGITLEKTKTGKIDHWDRKTHQIFKDIYDELEIHKTWYQ; encoded by the coding sequence ATGGCAAATAAGGTCAAAAAAACTGCTGAAAAATATGTTGTCGGTAACTTTAAAGGCGGAGTTGGTAAGTCTACTACAGTTCAAATGTTAAGTTTTGAATCAGCATTTGGACGAGGCTTGAGAACATTAGTTGTTGATTTAGATATGCAAGGAAATACTTCGGACGTGCTTAACTTAACTCATATGAACTATAGTGAAGAAGATGGCGGTGGAGAACTTTTATCATTTGATAATACGATTACGGATGTGTTAATGCATGGGGTTCCAGTAGAAGATGCTATTTACCCGATCATAAACAATCTTGATGTTTTACCTGCCAATATTTCTTTTGAAATGTTCGATGATTGGGTGAAAGAGCAATATTCGAGTTCAAACGATCAGTTCAAGTATATCGAGGAAAGATTAAGTCCTATATTTGATAAATACGATCGTATTTACTTCGATGTACCACCAAGTATCTCAGTTTACACTAAGTCAGCTATGTACATGGCTGACTGGGTAATCGTAATTCTTCAAACACAAGTAAAATCTATGAGAAATGGCTTGCAATACATGGAATATATGGATTACTTTGTTAAAGAATTCAATACTAATTTGAAAGTAGTCGGTGTTATACCTTTCATGCTAGAAACGAAGGATGCAGTAGATAAAGAAATGTACGCGCAAGCTCAGACTATTTACCAGGAACATCTAATAAATACAGTAGTCCTAAAAAATGCTCGTCTAAAGAGATACGATGGCTCAGGAATTACGCTAGAAAAGACAAAAACAGGGAAAATCGACCATTGGGATCGAAAAACTCACCAAATTTTCAAAGATATCTACGATGAACTTGAGATTCATAAAACCTGGTATCAATAA